From the genome of Triticum aestivum cultivar Chinese Spring chromosome 3B, IWGSC CS RefSeq v2.1, whole genome shotgun sequence, one region includes:
- the LOC123071283 gene encoding heat shock 70 kDa protein 14 has product MKKMDSRIYGGFDLGGFENELDDPCLVSILTCYDFNVEMAKAQGKEISSDIYFLNGLRHIDGAPPPPPTENPGCMKITRIRQNIGNIDALPVQIGTSEFNYVQLLAMVLSKLKRAADLQQNDDVQRCCIAIPSFFTDIQRRAVYQAAEVAGLIPLRLLHECTAVALSYGMDESKNLNTLKDKHLLVLNIDKNTMQACVAKFIASKIKIFGKRDIEMEILAHAYSKEIGEKTFEDVISEHCNNNTAYIAKWKNKFLTDKRTQLEETELIARLETRSAPLRGLIREVLDEAHLKASEIGSIVLAGSGTQYPQIPNIIEDVLGRKPERWTYASAIESVAKGCAMHCLSIIRHDKITENDTSERKRRLISSI; this is encoded by the exons atgaagaaaatggaTTCACGCATATATGGTGGGTTTGACCTCGGGGGCTTTGAAAATGAGTTAGACGATCCATGTTTGGTGTCTATTCTGACATGTTATGATTTCAACGTTGAAATGGCTAAAGCCCAAGGGAAGGAAATCTCATCTGATATTTATTTTCTGAATGGGTTGCGTCATATTgatggtgcccccccccccccccctaccgaAAACCCGGGCTGTATGAAAATAACTAGAATTAGACAGAATATAGGAAATATAGACGCTTTGCCTGTGCAAATTGGCACATCAGAGTTTAATTATGTTCAGCTGTTGGCAATGGTTCTGTCAAAGTTGAAGAGGGCGGCAGATTTACAGCAAAATGATGATGTTCAAAGGTGCTGCATTGCCATTCCATCGTTCTTTACTGATATTCAGCGCAGGGCTGTGTATCAAGCAGCTGAAGTTGCTGGTCTGATCCCGTTAAGACTGTTGCACGAATGCACTGCTGTAGCTCTTTCATATGGAATGGATGAGTCAAAGAACTTGAATACCTTGAAAGATAAGCATTTGTTAGTTCTCAATATTGATAAAAATACCATGCAGGCCTGTGTTGCAAAATTCATTGCATCGAAAATCAAAATCTTTGGAAAAAGAGATATTGAGATGGAGATCCTTGCCCATGCCTACAGTAAGGAAATCGGAGAGAAGACCTTTGAGGATGTCATTTCTGAGCATTGCAATAACAATACCGCCTATATTGCAAAGTGGAAAAATAAGTTTCTAACTGATAAAAGGACGCAATTGGAAGAGACAGAATTGATAGCTCGTCTAGAAACTAGATCTGCACCATTGCGTGGTCTCATACGGGAGGTATTAGATGAAGCTCACCTAAAAGCCAGTGAAATAGGGTCTATTGTATTGGCTGGATCTGGAACACAATACCCGCAGATACCCAATATAATAGAAGATGTTTTGGGGAGAAAGCCCGAGCGCTGGACTTATGCTAGTGCAATCGAATCGGTGGCCAAAGGATGCGCCATGCATTGTTTATCAATCATCCGGCACGACAAAATTACTGAGAATGATACATCTGAAAGAAAACGCAGACTGATAAGTTCAAT ATAA